Proteins encoded in a region of the Pelmatolapia mariae isolate MD_Pm_ZW linkage group LG16_19, Pm_UMD_F_2, whole genome shotgun sequence genome:
- the ppp2r3b gene encoding serine/threonine-protein phosphatase 2A regulatory subunit B'' subunit beta isoform X2: MRMKELSLRQDPDLRKELALLARGCDFVLPSRFKKRLRAFQQGQAQVRTEEPVTTALSESIPKFYFPQGRPQANLNIDGLISKIEKIFSQFPNERATIEDMGQVAKACECPLYWKVPLFCSAGGDRTGFVSVHKFVAMWRKTLLTCHDDASKFVHLLAKPGCNYLEQDDFIPFLQDVVNSHPGLAFLKEAPDFHSRYITTVIQRVFYNVNRSWTGKITCSELRKSNFLQNVALLEQEEDVNQLTEFFSYEHFYVIYCKFWELDTDHDLYIDLKDLAGHNDQAISQKMIERIFSGTVTRDRRVYKEGRLSYADFVWFLISEEDKKTDTSIEYWFRCMDLDGDGVLSMYELEYFYEEQCQKLEAMAIEPLPFEDCLCQMLDLVKPEVEGKITLRDLKRCKMAHIFFDTFFNIEKYLDHEQKDPFSVIREVETDGQELSNWEKYAAEEYDILVAEEAANDQCNDVYENPLSPLGQHISSELGLTKRHFFEIPTPHCNLDLDEYEYDDDFE, from the exons ATGAGGATGAAGGAGCTATCCCTGCGTCAGGACCCTGACCTGAGGAAGGAGCTGGCTCTGCTGGCACGTGGATGTGACTTTGTTCTGCCCTCTCGGTTTAAGAAGAGGCTGAGAGCCTTCCAGCAAGGACAG GCTCAGGTGAGGACGGAGGAGCCAGTCACCACAGCACTGAGTGAAAGCATTCCCAAGTTTTACTTCCCACAGGGCCGCCCCCAAGCCAACCTTAACATTGACGGCCTCATTTCCAAAATTGAGAAAATATTTTCCCAATTCCCAAATGAAAGGGCCACCATTGAGGACATGGGGCAGGTTGCCAAG GCCTGTGAGTGTCCCCTCTACTGGAAAGTGCCATTGTTCTGCTCAGCTGGAGGAGACAGGACGGGCTTCGTGTCCGTTCACAAGTTTGTGGCTATGTGGAGAAA AACTCTGCTGACCTGTCACGATGACGCTTCTAAATTCGTGCACCTCTTGGCCAAGCCTGGCTGTAATTACCTGGAACAAGATGACTTTATTCCATTCCTGCAG GATGTGGTGAACTCACACCCGGGCCTGGCCTTTCTAAAAGAGGCACCAGACTTTCACTCGCGATACATCACAACG GTGATTCAGAGGGTATTTTACAATGTGAACCGGTCATGGACGGGGAAAATAACATGTTCTGAGCTCAGGAAGAGTAACTTTCTCCAG AACGTGGCGCTGCTGGAGCAAGAAGAGGATGTGAACCAGCTGACGGAGTTTTTCTCCTACGAACATTTCTATGTTATTTACTGCAAGTTCTGGGAGCTGGACACTGATCACGACCTCTACATAGACCTGAAGGATCTAGCAGGACACAATGACCAAG CCATTTCACAGAAGATGATTGAGAGAATATTCTCAGGAACAGTAACAAG GGACAGACGAGTGTATAAGGAGGGGCGGCTGAGTTACGCTGATTTCGTCTGGTTCCTCATCTCTGAGGAAGACAAGAAGACTGACACCAG CATAGAGTACTGGTTCCGCTGTATGGACCTGGATGGGGACGGGGTGCTCAGCATGTATGAGCTGGAGTACTTCTACGAGGAGCAGTGCCAGAAGCTGGAGGCCATGGCTATTGAGCCGCTGCCCTTTGAGGACTGCCTCTGCCAAATGCTTGACCTTGTCAAGCCTGAGGTCGAAG GTAAGATCACTCTGCGGGATCTTAAGAGGTGCAAGATGGCTCATATCTTCTTTGACACGTTCTTCAACATCGAGAAGTACCTGGACCACGAGCAAAAGGACCCGTTCTCTGTCATAAGG GAGGTGGAGACGGACGGACAGGAGCTGTCAAACTGGGAGAAATATGCTGCAGAGGAGTACGACATACTGGTAGCCGAGGAGGCAGCCAATGACCAGTGTAACGATGT GTATGAAAATCCACTGAGCCCTTTAGGGCAGCACATCTCCAGTGAGCTGGGTCTGACAAAGAGACACTTCTTTGAGATCCCCACCCCGCACTGCAACCTGGACTTGGATGAATATGAGTATGACGATGACTTcgaatga